The following proteins are co-located in the Acidobacteriota bacterium genome:
- a CDS encoding IS21 family transposase, with the protein MITPAQRAEIRRLYYAEHWKLGTIAAQLGLHRETVRAAVERESPSVHPGVWRPSIIDPYLPFIRDTLTQYPNLRATRIHEMVRQRGYAGSVFPIRKLVRRLRPETSRAVYRRVVTLAGESAQVDWGSFGKVRIGQGTRTVSGFVMVLGYSRALAALFTLDQTLESFLRGHVAAFGALGGAARNLVYDNLRSAVLDRRGAAVQFHPRLLELAGHYHFAPRPCTPGRGNEKGKIERKIQYLRHAYFAARPFRDLDDINAQFRRWRDEVAHRRPHPDQPNRTVAEVWAEEKPRLLPLPANPFETDLMRAVRSGKTPYIRFDRNLYSIPHTHVRKPLTLVASATRVRILDQQTELADHHRTYDTGLTVEDPAHLEGLLAATRQANVHTTRDRLRAAVPATATLFERIAQRAEALRPHATRLLALLDDYGPQELAAAVDIALERDALGAGSITYILETRRRQRGLKPPLRLTLPDRPGLRDLDVRPHDLETYDALGQRNPDDAGD; encoded by the coding sequence ATGATCACGCCCGCGCAACGGGCCGAGATCCGGCGCCTGTACTACGCCGAGCACTGGAAGCTCGGGACCATCGCGGCCCAGCTCGGCCTCCACCGTGAGACGGTCCGCGCCGCGGTCGAGCGCGAGTCGCCAAGCGTGCATCCCGGCGTGTGGCGGCCCAGCATCATCGACCCGTATCTGCCGTTCATCCGCGACACCCTGACGCAGTACCCGAATCTGCGTGCCACGCGGATCCACGAGATGGTGCGCCAGCGTGGCTATGCCGGTTCGGTCTTCCCCATACGCAAACTCGTGCGGCGCCTGCGCCCCGAGACCAGCCGCGCCGTCTACCGCCGGGTCGTCACCCTGGCTGGCGAGTCCGCACAGGTCGACTGGGGCTCGTTCGGCAAGGTCCGCATCGGACAAGGCACACGCACCGTCTCCGGATTCGTCATGGTCCTCGGCTACTCGCGGGCGCTGGCCGCGCTGTTCACCCTCGACCAGACGCTCGAGAGCTTTCTCCGCGGGCACGTCGCCGCCTTCGGGGCGCTGGGCGGCGCCGCCCGTAATCTCGTGTACGACAACTTGCGCAGCGCCGTGCTCGACCGCCGCGGGGCCGCCGTCCAGTTTCATCCCCGCCTGCTCGAGCTGGCCGGGCACTACCACTTCGCGCCCCGCCCCTGTACGCCGGGACGCGGAAATGAGAAGGGCAAAATCGAGAGGAAAATTCAATACCTGCGCCACGCCTACTTCGCCGCCCGGCCCTTCCGCGACCTCGACGACATCAACGCCCAGTTCCGGCGCTGGCGTGACGAGGTCGCCCACCGGCGGCCGCATCCCGACCAGCCCAACCGCACTGTCGCCGAGGTCTGGGCCGAGGAGAAGCCCCGACTGCTGCCGCTGCCCGCCAATCCCTTCGAGACCGACCTGATGCGCGCCGTTCGCTCCGGCAAGACCCCCTACATCCGCTTCGACCGTAACCTCTACTCGATCCCCCACACCCACGTCCGCAAGCCGCTGACCCTGGTCGCCTCGGCCACCCGCGTCCGCATCCTCGACCAACAGACCGAGCTGGCCGACCATCACCGCACCTACGACACCGGGCTGACCGTCGAGGACCCCGCCCACCTGGAAGGCCTGCTGGCAGCTACCCGCCAAGCCAACGTCCACACCACCCGCGACCGGCTCCGAGCCGCCGTCCCCGCCACCGCCACGCTCTTCGAACGAATCGCACAGCGCGCAGAGGCACTCCGACCGCACGCCACCCGACTGCTCGCACTGCTCGACGATTACGGACCCCAGGAGTTGGCCGCCGCCGTCGACATCGCCCTCGAACGCGACGCCCTCGGCGCCGGCTCCATCACCTACATCCTCGAAACCCGACGCCGACAGCGCGGACTCAAACCCCCGCTCCGACTCACCCTGCCCGACCGGCCCGGACTGCGTGACCTCGACGTCCGGCCCCATGACCTGGAGACCTACGATGCCCTCGGACAGAGAAACCCTGACGACGCTGGCGACTGA
- a CDS encoding AAA family ATPase, which translates to MPSDRETLTTLATDLRRLGLNRTADELNDIIAQSTRKRSSPTVLLEHIVAAELEEKQRRSVESRLKRARLGRFKPFADWDWDWPTALDRPALERILTLDFLDRGENVVILGAQGLGKTMLAKNIAHQAVLAGHSALFTTAADLLLDLNGQETARALERRLRHYTRPAILCVDELGYLAYDARAADLIFQLVSRRYEHRSLLITTNLPFKNWDTVFPNASCAVALIDRLTHHVEILRIEGRSYRRREAELSQQERNRQRPAHDEATEMTRSAGSSKPSRRHFRNDHLFELPNIHPPSATRRGRLSSSRCAFSIQRR; encoded by the coding sequence ATGCCCTCGGACAGAGAAACCCTGACGACGCTGGCGACTGACCTTCGTCGCCTCGGACTCAACCGCACCGCCGACGAGCTGAACGACATCATCGCCCAGTCCACCCGCAAGCGCTCGAGCCCTACCGTCCTGCTCGAGCACATCGTCGCCGCCGAGCTCGAGGAAAAACAGCGCCGCAGCGTCGAGAGCCGGCTCAAGCGGGCCCGACTCGGACGCTTCAAGCCGTTCGCCGACTGGGACTGGGACTGGCCCACCGCGCTGGACCGGCCCGCACTCGAACGCATCCTCACCCTCGACTTCCTCGACCGCGGCGAGAACGTCGTCATTCTCGGCGCGCAAGGCTTGGGGAAAACCATGCTGGCGAAGAACATCGCCCACCAGGCCGTCCTCGCCGGACACTCCGCACTCTTCACCACCGCCGCCGACCTGCTGCTCGACCTCAACGGGCAGGAGACCGCCCGCGCACTCGAACGCCGCCTGCGCCACTACACGCGCCCGGCGATCTTGTGCGTCGACGAACTGGGCTACCTCGCCTACGACGCACGCGCCGCCGACCTGATCTTCCAGCTCGTCAGCCGCCGCTACGAGCACCGCTCCCTGCTGATCACCACCAACCTGCCCTTCAAGAACTGGGACACCGTCTTTCCCAACGCTTCGTGCGCCGTCGCCCTGATCGATCGGCTGACCCACCACGTCGAAATCCTTCGCATCGAAGGCCGCAGCTATCGTCGCCGGGAGGCTGAACTCAGCCAGCAGGAACGCAATCGCCAGCGTCCGGCTCACGACGAAGCGACCGAAATGACGCGATCAGCCGGATCGTCCAAGCCCAGTCGACGGCACTTCAGAAATGATCACTTGTTCGAGCTCCCCAACATTCACCCACCTTCTGCAACTCGGCGGGGGCGTCTTTCTTCATCGAGGTGCGCTTTCAGCATCCAGAGGCGCTGA
- a CDS encoding tyrosine-type recombinase/integrase, with protein sequence MTTLERAFPALLQDFFHRRLVAQRGASAHTIASYRDTFTLFLEYAAERTGRTPSALSFSELDAPMVLGFLDHLETERGNSPQTRNLRLAAIRSFMRYASLREPTLLPVAQRVLAIPVKRFDRPVVGYLSREEIAAIIDAPDRSTWSGQRDAVLFAVLYNTGARVSEMIRLRIADVLLERASSVLLHGKGRKERVVPLWKSTAAQLRRWLPRIDRNPDAPVFPNRAGRPLSRSGVEHQLRVACRKAAERYPSLATRRISPHTLRHTTAMHLLQSGVDITVIALWLGHEDTATTHQYVEADLAMKEAALRHVADPAPEPLRFTATDRLLDFLEAL encoded by the coding sequence ATGACGACCCTCGAGCGCGCGTTCCCCGCTCTCCTGCAGGACTTCTTTCACCGGCGCCTCGTCGCACAACGCGGTGCGAGCGCCCACACGATCGCCAGCTACCGCGACACCTTCACGTTGTTTCTCGAATACGCCGCAGAGCGCACCGGACGGACGCCCTCGGCATTGTCCTTCTCGGAGCTCGACGCGCCCATGGTGCTCGGCTTCCTCGACCATCTCGAAACCGAGCGGGGGAATTCCCCGCAGACGCGCAACCTCCGTCTCGCCGCCATCCGGTCCTTCATGCGCTACGCGTCGTTGCGCGAGCCAACCTTGCTGCCCGTCGCCCAACGCGTCCTTGCGATTCCCGTCAAGCGTTTCGACCGGCCCGTCGTCGGCTACCTTTCCCGTGAGGAGATCGCCGCGATCATCGACGCGCCCGACCGATCCACCTGGAGCGGTCAGCGCGACGCCGTCCTCTTCGCCGTGCTCTACAACACCGGCGCCCGCGTCTCCGAAATGATCCGGCTCCGCATTGCCGACGTGCTTCTCGAGCGGGCCTCCTCAGTGCTTCTGCATGGCAAGGGTCGCAAGGAGCGTGTCGTCCCGCTCTGGAAGAGCACCGCCGCGCAACTCCGCAGGTGGCTTCCCCGGATCGACAGAAATCCCGACGCTCCTGTCTTTCCCAATCGTGCAGGCCGACCCTTGTCGCGCTCCGGTGTCGAGCATCAACTGCGTGTCGCCTGTCGAAAGGCCGCGGAGCGTTACCCCTCACTTGCGACGCGACGCATCTCGCCCCACACGCTGCGCCACACGACCGCGATGCATCTGCTCCAGTCCGGGGTCGACATCACCGTCATCGCCCTCTGGCTCGGCCACGAGGACACCGCCACCACCCACCAGTACGTCGAGGCCGACCTGGCCATGAAGGAGGCTGCGCTCCGGCACGTGGCGGATCCTGCACCTGAGCCACTCCGCTTCACCGCCACCGACCGCCTCCTCGATTTCCTGGAAGCGCTCTGA
- a CDS encoding tyrosine-type recombinase/integrase: MTVPNSWTLDALVEAFTQHQRRTRGLRPQTLRGRARLVRMLLRAALGADPVDPSRLAPADVVAFITSLRGRFSPGSMRTVRSTLRSFFRFLRFEGFCGDELEIALPTVAHWRLATLPRSLTEQQVQQVLGSFDTPTPCRQRDHAIVQCLSTLGLRPGEVADLRLDDIDWRGGTIEVRTRKNRRGAMLPLPRAVGQALVDYLNGERPATVERRVFVQHLGVRRGTPISSTGVSGVVARALRRAAVDAPLAGAYVFRHTVASRMVQQGASLKEVADVLGHRSVDTTAIYAKLDLPRLREVALPWPEVLR; encoded by the coding sequence ATGACCGTTCCCAACTCGTGGACCCTCGACGCTCTGGTCGAGGCGTTCACCCAGCACCAACGACGTACGCGCGGTCTGCGTCCTCAGACTCTGCGTGGCCGCGCCCGGCTCGTCCGGATGCTCCTCCGGGCCGCCCTTGGTGCGGACCCGGTCGACCCCTCTCGCCTTGCGCCCGCCGATGTGGTGGCGTTCATCACGTCGCTACGAGGACGGTTCTCTCCTGGCTCAATGCGGACCGTGCGGTCGACGCTGCGGTCGTTCTTCCGGTTCTTGCGCTTCGAGGGCTTCTGCGGCGACGAGCTTGAGATCGCCCTCCCGACGGTCGCTCACTGGCGGCTTGCCACGCTGCCTCGTTCGCTGACCGAGCAGCAGGTCCAGCAGGTGCTGGGATCGTTTGATACCCCAACCCCGTGCAGACAACGGGACCATGCGATCGTCCAGTGCCTGTCGACCTTGGGGCTGCGGCCCGGCGAGGTGGCCGACTTGCGCCTGGACGACATCGACTGGCGCGGCGGCACTATCGAGGTGCGCACCCGGAAGAACCGTCGTGGCGCCATGCTGCCGCTGCCTCGCGCCGTGGGCCAAGCGTTGGTCGACTATCTGAACGGCGAGCGTCCGGCCACTGTCGAGCGGCGCGTGTTCGTGCAGCACCTGGGAGTTCGCCGCGGCACGCCGATCTCAAGCACTGGCGTCTCCGGTGTCGTGGCGCGCGCGTTGCGCCGCGCGGCGGTCGACGCGCCCCTCGCCGGGGCCTACGTCTTCCGGCACACCGTGGCCAGCCGCATGGTGCAGCAGGGAGCCAGCCTCAAAGAGGTCGCTGACGTGCTCGGTCATCGCAGCGTCGATACCACGGCGATCTACGCCAAGCTCGATCTGCCGAGGCTGCGTGAGGTCGCGCTCCCCTGGCCGGAGGTGCTCCGATGA
- a CDS encoding tyrosine-type recombinase/integrase → MTLPSFHRLVDDYLLTRRGLGFDLETPEWQLRDFANYADRIGHSGPLTIELAIEWAQSSRSSNPAQAVRRLAALRQFARHRALFDPATEVPPVGLLGRIARRPPPHIYSEAEVAALLQRASHLLPRHGLRPATYVAYFSLLVSTGLRLSEACRLATNDVDLVNGILTIRETKFRKSRLVPLHPTTTQALAQYADRRNACRATRRSEYFFCTERSPRLTRAAVEKTFSRIKQRLGWNGHGRTGPPRIHDLRHTFVTRRLLCWYQEGADVDRKILALATYLGHAKVTDTYWYCTAVPELLASSSRRFEHFVQPDSERPS, encoded by the coding sequence ATGACGCTTCCCAGCTTCCACCGCCTGGTCGACGATTACCTGCTCACACGCCGCGGACTGGGCTTCGACCTCGAAACGCCCGAATGGCAGTTGCGAGACTTCGCCAACTACGCAGACCGGATCGGTCACAGCGGCCCCCTGACGATTGAGCTCGCCATCGAGTGGGCGCAGTCCTCGCGGTCGAGCAATCCTGCGCAGGCCGTACGCCGGCTTGCGGCACTGCGACAGTTCGCGCGACACCGCGCGCTCTTCGACCCGGCCACCGAAGTGCCACCGGTTGGGCTCCTGGGACGCATCGCGCGCCGCCCTCCGCCCCACATCTACTCCGAGGCGGAAGTGGCTGCGCTGCTGCAGCGGGCAAGCCACTTGTTGCCTCGACACGGGCTGAGGCCCGCCACCTATGTCGCGTACTTCTCGCTGCTGGTCTCGACCGGCCTGCGGCTCTCCGAGGCCTGTCGCCTCGCGACCAACGACGTCGACCTCGTCAACGGCATCCTCACCATTCGTGAGACCAAGTTCCGGAAATCACGCCTCGTACCGCTCCATCCGACCACGACCCAGGCACTGGCCCAATACGCCGACCGCCGTAACGCGTGTCGCGCCACACGCCGGTCGGAGTACTTCTTCTGCACCGAGCGTTCGCCTCGACTCACCCGCGCCGCCGTTGAGAAGACGTTCAGCCGGATCAAGCAGCGTCTGGGCTGGAACGGACACGGGCGCACGGGCCCACCGCGGATTCACGACCTTCGCCACACCTTCGTCACGCGTCGACTGCTGTGCTGGTACCAAGAGGGCGCCGATGTAGATCGCAAGATCCTGGCCCTCGCGACCTATCTCGGCCACGCCAAGGTCACCGACACCTACTGGTACTGCACCGCCGTTCCGGAGTTGCTCGCCAGCAGCTCGCGCCGTTTCGAGCACTTCGTCCAGCCAGACTCGGAGCGCCCGTCATGA